A window of the Lolium perenne isolate Kyuss_39 chromosome 7, Kyuss_2.0, whole genome shotgun sequence genome harbors these coding sequences:
- the LOC127301104 gene encoding ACT domain-containing protein DS12, chloroplastic isoform X1 — MAEMAVTVAAGTLRPCSGVSPAASGNRRLAGWRQLAPAAPAKLRLSSPALRVPRAASPAAVEQDGSSSNTDTVPTPKVIIDQDSDPDATIVEVTLGDRLGDLLDTMSALRNLGLNVVKASVCLDSSGKHNKFAITKSSTGRKIDDPELLEAVRLTIINNMLEYHPEASSQLAMGATFGIEPPTEVVDVDIATHIDIYDDGPERSLLVVESADRPGLLVDLVKIIADINITVQSGEFDTEGLLAKAKFHVSYRGKPLIKALQQVLANSLRYFLRRPTTEDASF, encoded by the exons ATGGCAGAAATGGCCGTCACCGTCGCCGCCGGGACCCTCCGTCCCTGCTCCGGCGTGTCGCCGGCGGCGTCCGGGAACCGCCGCCTCGCCGGCTGGCGCCAGCTTGCGCCGGCGGCGCCCGCTAAGCTGAG ATTGTCGTCTCCAGCTTTGAGGGTTCCTAGAGCTGCTTCGCCTGCAGCTGTTGAG CAGGACGGGAGCTCTAGCAACACTGATACAGTTCCTACACCGAAAGTTATAATAGACCAAGACTCTGATCCAGATGCAACTATTGTGGAAGTAACCTTGGGTGACCGTCTTGGGGATCTTCTTGATACT ATGAGCGCCCTGAGGAATTTAGGGCTAAATGTTGTGAAAGCTAGCGTCTGCCTCGATTCTTCTGGCAAGCACAACAAGTTTGCTATAACAAAATC GTCGACTGGTCGCAAAATTGATGATCCAGAGTTGTTAGAAGCAGTACGACTGACAATTATTAACAACATGCTCGAATATCATCCT GAAGCAAGCAGTCAATTGGCCATGGGTGCTACTTTTGGGATAGAGCCTCCTACAGAAGTG GTTGATGTGGACATAGCAACACACATAGACATCTATGACGACGGTCCTGAAAGAAG TTTACTTGTTGTGGAGTCAGCTGATCGCCCAGGGTTGTTGGTTGACCTTGTTAAGATCATCGCTGACATCAACATTACTGTCCAATCCGGAGAGTTTGACACCGAG GGGCTACTGGCTAAAGCAAAATTCCATGTCAGTTATCGGGGCAAGCCACTGATCAAGGCTTTGCAACAG GTTCTTGCTAATAGCCTGCGCTATTTCTTGAGGAGGCCGACAACAGAGGATGCCAGTTTCTAG
- the LOC127301104 gene encoding ACT domain-containing protein DS12, chloroplastic isoform X2, with product MAEMAVTVAAGTLRPCSGVSPAASGNRRLAGWRQLAPAAPAKLRLSSPALRVPRAASPAAVEDGSSSNTDTVPTPKVIIDQDSDPDATIVEVTLGDRLGDLLDTMSALRNLGLNVVKASVCLDSSGKHNKFAITKSSTGRKIDDPELLEAVRLTIINNMLEYHPEASSQLAMGATFGIEPPTEVVDVDIATHIDIYDDGPERSLLVVESADRPGLLVDLVKIIADINITVQSGEFDTEGLLAKAKFHVSYRGKPLIKALQQVLANSLRYFLRRPTTEDASF from the exons ATGGCAGAAATGGCCGTCACCGTCGCCGCCGGGACCCTCCGTCCCTGCTCCGGCGTGTCGCCGGCGGCGTCCGGGAACCGCCGCCTCGCCGGCTGGCGCCAGCTTGCGCCGGCGGCGCCCGCTAAGCTGAG ATTGTCGTCTCCAGCTTTGAGGGTTCCTAGAGCTGCTTCGCCTGCAGCTGTTGAG GACGGGAGCTCTAGCAACACTGATACAGTTCCTACACCGAAAGTTATAATAGACCAAGACTCTGATCCAGATGCAACTATTGTGGAAGTAACCTTGGGTGACCGTCTTGGGGATCTTCTTGATACT ATGAGCGCCCTGAGGAATTTAGGGCTAAATGTTGTGAAAGCTAGCGTCTGCCTCGATTCTTCTGGCAAGCACAACAAGTTTGCTATAACAAAATC GTCGACTGGTCGCAAAATTGATGATCCAGAGTTGTTAGAAGCAGTACGACTGACAATTATTAACAACATGCTCGAATATCATCCT GAAGCAAGCAGTCAATTGGCCATGGGTGCTACTTTTGGGATAGAGCCTCCTACAGAAGTG GTTGATGTGGACATAGCAACACACATAGACATCTATGACGACGGTCCTGAAAGAAG TTTACTTGTTGTGGAGTCAGCTGATCGCCCAGGGTTGTTGGTTGACCTTGTTAAGATCATCGCTGACATCAACATTACTGTCCAATCCGGAGAGTTTGACACCGAG GGGCTACTGGCTAAAGCAAAATTCCATGTCAGTTATCGGGGCAAGCCACTGATCAAGGCTTTGCAACAG GTTCTTGCTAATAGCCTGCGCTATTTCTTGAGGAGGCCGACAACAGAGGATGCCAGTTTCTAG